The Elusimicrobiota bacterium region CTTCGCGGAACGGACCGAACGGGAGCGCTCGCTGCGGACCGACCTGCGCGAGGCCAAGCTGTCGGGGAAGGGCTTCGTCCTGACGCCCCGGGAGACGGCGGTCGCGGACCGACGCTCGCCGATCTACGGGAGCCTGCTCGAGCCGTGGAGCCTCAAGCACCTTCTCGTCCCGCACAAGCCGGTCAAGATCGGGGAGATCGAGGACCGCGCCGCGTTCTCCAAGCCCGTGACCTCGGTGCTGAACATGCCGGTGAAGATGCCGGGCTCCGAGATCAAGGTTCCCGAGGAGCTGGCCCAGTTCCGGGAGTTTTTACGGAAGATCATCGACCACGAGAAGGCGGTCAACCCCGACTTCGACGAGTTCTACATGTACCTGACCGTGGACCAGCACGCGGTGAAGGCGGGGACCACGCATCGACGGCCCGGGGTGCACATCGACGGCGTGCAGGGCGTCCGGTATAAGGTGAAGCTTCCTCCGGAGCATCTGTACTCGGCGAGCGACCGCCTGGGGACCGTGTTCTATGACCAGCCCTTCGACCTGACCGCCCTCGACCCGGCCAAGCAGCACGTCCACGCCGAGCTCGAGCGCCAGGCGAAGGAGGCGAACGCGCGCGCGACGCCCGATTTCGACATCGCCTTCTGGGACTCCTACTCGGTGCACCGCGCCGACGTCGCGAAAGCGGACTTCATGCGCACCTTCATCCGCGTCGAGTTCAGCAAGAAGCAGTACGACAGCGAGGGCGACACCCACAACCCTCTGTTCGAGTACGACTGGAAGCCGGTGGCGCGGCCCATCCCGGCGGGACTCGACGACAGGCCGCTGCCGCCCGGCGGCTTCACCGAGGGCTACGACCCGGAGTTGAACGGCCTCGAACCTGGACAGGCGCACACGGTCAAGGATCTTCCGAAGTGGGTGAAGGACAACATCGGGACGACGAACGGCAAACGGTATTTCGTGGTCGAGGGAGACTCTCAGGAAGCGCGGCGGACGCTGGAGACGGACGGGTGGACCTTGCGGGAGCCTTACGCGAAAGAGACCGGCTTTCACATGGTTTACGACGCGACGACGCCCAACGGCGAAGCCGTGAACCTCATCCTCGGCGTCAACGGCGCGAGCCGGGTCGTCCACCTGCAGAGCTTTTTGAAGCTCGCCGGAGTCCCGGCTGCGGACGTGCTCACCCGGCGCGGGTTCCGCTCGTGGAAGCCGGAGTACAAGGCGGCCTTCGAGGCGCTGGGGCACGTGCCCGACCTCGTCGTGTACGGCCTGACCAGGCCGGCGGTGCGGTCTCTGATCGAGGAGACGCCGGAGATGGCCGCGTTCTGGAAGGACTTCAACGCCAAGAAGACCGAGCCGGCGCCCGAGAACGACATCTCGCGAAGGCCGATGAAGGTCATCGAGCTCGAGGACGGGCGCAAGGTCTGGTTCTTCATGCCCCTGTTCGGCGAGTTGGCGGGGGACCTGATGGAGGCCGTGCTCGAGCACGGCGCCCGGAACGTCGCGGTCATGAGCGCGGCCGGCTCGCTCGACCCGGAGGCGAACCTCGGCGACTGGTTCGAGCCGAAGGCCGGCTCGCACCTGACCATGCCGACCTCCAACACGCAGACTTTGGCCTGGGTCGCGGAGATGACCGCGCGCGGCGTGCGCACCGTGGACATGGAGCACGCCCACATCGTCGATGCCTTCGCGGCCCACCCCGGCGCGGCGCTCACGATCGATTACCTGGTGTCCGACGTGATGACCGGCCCCCGGCGCACCGACCTCACCGAGACGCGCATCGGGAAGATCGCGGGCCTCGCCGAGAAGGCGGCGGCGATCGTCGCCCGCGCGCTCGGCCTTCCGCCCCGCGCCCTGCGCGCGCGCTCCGCCGCGAACGTCTTTTTCCCGCCCATAGGAGGGAACTAAATGGAGGCCTCATTCGTATGATAGGTGGGAGGCCATTGACATACTTACATTATGTAAGCATACTATCGGCATGATCATGGAATTGATGGCGCACAAGGACTATCTCCGGATCTTGCAGGCGATCCGGCACAAACCCATGCGGTTCGGGGAGTTGCAGAGAAGCCTCGCCCTTAATCCCGCGCAGGTGGACCGCGCCGTCAAATTCCTGCGCAAAGGGCTGTGGATCGTTCCCCGCGTCGCGGCCTCAGCCAAAGGGCGCATGCTCGTCGAATACGAACTGGGAAAGCGGGGAAAGGCATTCCTGGAAACGCTCAGGGACTTCAGCGCTAGCGCGGTCCGTCATAAGGCCGAACTCGGCGCGGCAGCCGTAGCCGAGCTTCAGGACTGCTGCCGCTGAGCCTATGGCCGTCGTCTACCTTCTCGGGCCGGGCATGTGGGACGGAGGGAAGCGGACGTCTGACGATCAGAGCCCGCTGCTGGTCCGCCGCTCTATCGCGAAGACTCTCGGGGCGAACGGTCATCAAGTCGTTTTGATGGAGGATGATCCTGACCGCATCGGTGAAGATCTCATCGAGAAGTTCGACCGGCTCTTGCGCCATAAAGTGACGGACGTCGTCCTCTACTGGCCGCCCTTGGCCAAGATGCAGACGACCTACGATGAGTTGATCCTGCTTTGCGACCGGCGAGATTTCCTGAAGAAAGAGAAGATTCGGCTTTGGGCGCTGCACCACTCGTCCGTCGCGACGATCACGAAAGACGAGTTCAAAGTATTGGAAACTGGAAGCCGAAGCCGCTACCTGACCGCCGTCGCGCGCCTGGGCCTTCGCCCCTTGGAGTGGACTTCCGACGACGACCTGGCAGAGCAAACCGGCCTTCTCGCGGCGGAGCTGTAACCCGTTCTATCGCGCCCGTCCCAAATCGGCTATACTCGGCGCGTTATGGGTAAATTTTTCGCGCTCGTGATCGCCGTCGTCACCGTCGTCTGGCTCGCGCCGATGTGCGCGGACCTGCCGTCCGACCTGTCCACGTTGCCGGTCCCCGCTGCTCCGGCCGCGCCCGTCGCGTCCACCGTGACGGCGCCCGCGCCCGTCGCCGCGCCCGTCGCCGCGCCCGTCGCCGAACCCGCTCCGGCCCCCGCTCGCGCCGCGGTCCCGCTGTCGCCGGTGACGATCGCGACCTACCGCTCGCGCTCGATGTTCCCCGTGGAGGGGGAGAGCTACGTCGTCTCGGTGCTGCGCAAGAACCACGCCGAGGTCCGCGCCGAGGGCGTGCGGCTGACCGTGGCCGCCCGAGTGAAGGGCGAGGTCATGGAGCGCGCCGAGAGCGGCCCCGGACAAAGGCTCGCGCCCGGCGCCGACTCCTACTTCGGCCTGCCCGTCACAACCGAGGTCTTCGATTACCTCCTCGACGGCCCCGAGGACAAGCGCAACTGGCTCGAGTGGGTGCTGACCTACCGCCTGGAGAGCGACGCCCCCGGGACGACGCGCTGCTTCGGCCTGCGGGCGCTGCCGCGCCGGCGCGAGCCCTCGGGGCTCACCTGGATCCCGCTCGGGCAGACGCTCAAGTGCCCGCCCCCTCTCCCCTGATCTATTCTCGGTGATATTCGCTCTTCCCGGGACGAGCGAATATCTATCCCCGTAGATAAGTGATAACATGGGCTCATGAGCTCGGATTTCAAGTTCCCGCTGACGGACGTGAAGGAGAACGGCCGCCTGGCCGTGAACGCCAAGACGCCGCCGGAGACCTTCCCCGACGCCCTGAGCGAAGGGGCCCTCGTGGGCCCGGTCAAGCTCGAAGGCGAGATCCTCGCCGTCGACGACGAGGCCGCGTTCACCGGCACCGCGAAGGGGAAATGGAAGTTCGAGTGCACGCGCTGCCTCAAGCCCGTCGAGCAGGCCTGGAGCACGCCGATCGAGGTGATGGTGCCCATCGACGGCGGCCCGATGGACCTCACCGACGAGGTGCGCCAGTCCATCGCCCTCATCCAGCCGATGAAGATCCTGTGCAAGCCCGACTGCAAGGGGCTGTGCGAGGTCTGCAGGAAGGACCGCAACGTGGCGGAATGCGGCCACCCCGAGGGCGGCGCCGGGGACGGCGTCCCGGGAGGGGGATTCTCCAATACGCGAAAGCCCCGATTGACCCCTCGCCCTCATAAAGGCTAAAATCAGCCTTCTCCACAAATAGAGGAATACAATGCCCAATCCGAAACGTAAACACACGCGTTCCCGCCGCGACAGCCGCCGCTCCGCCAACTGGAAGCTCGAGGCCGTGCCTCTGAGCAAGGACAAGGACGGCCGCTGGCACCGCCCGCACACGATCAGCGCCGACGGCTACTACAACGGCGTGCTCGTGCGCCCGCCGAAGACGAAGAAGAAGGGCGCGCAGCCCGAAGGCGGCGAAGAAGGAAAGCAGTAAGACTTTACACAGACCTCGCGTGAGGATAGCGCTCGACGCCGTCGGCGGCGACTTCGGACTGCCCCCCAACATCGAAGGGGCGATCCAGGCCGCGAACGCCTTCGGCGTCGAGCTGCTTCTCACGGGACCGGCCGACAAGATCCGCGCGGAGCTCTCCGCGCGCGGCATCGCCGAGGGCGACCCTCGGTTCGAGATCGTCGACGCTCCGTCGACGGTCGGCATGGACGAGGACCCCGCGGCGGCCTGCCGGGCCAAGCCCGGCGCGTCCATCATGATCGCCGCGAAGATGGCGGCCGAAGGACGCGCCGCCGGCTTCGTGTCGGCGGGCAACTCCGGCGCGACGATGGTCGCGGCCCTGTTCCATTTCAAGCGCGTGCCCGGCGTCCTGCGGCCCGCGATCGCGTGCCCCATCCCGACGGCGAAGGGCGTGACCGTCATGCTCGACGCCGGCGCCAACGTGGACTGCAAGCCCTGGCACCTCGTGCAGTTCGCGATGATGGGATCCCTGCTCGCCCGCCACGTCTACGGGATCAAGGAGCCCACCGTCGGCCTGCTGTCCATCGGCGAAGAGGAGGGGAAGGGCAACGATCTGGCCAAAGAGGCCTTTCCGTTGCTTAGAGGCGCTGGAGTGAACTTTTACGGCTGCGTCGAGGGACGGGACGTGCCCGCCGGCAAGACCGACGTCGTGGTCTGCGACGGGTTCGTCGGCAACGTCCTGATCAAGACGATGGAAGGCACCGCGATGGCCATGATGGCCCAGCTCAAGACCGAGCTGATGGCGTCCTGGGCCTACCGCCTGCCGCTGCTCTTCCTGCGCGGTCCGTTTTCGCGCCTGAAGCGGAAAATGAGCTACGATGAGTACGGCGGCGCGCCCCTGGTCGGAGTCAACGGCGTCGCCATCGTCAGCCACGGGTCGTCGAACGCGCGCGCGATCGCCAACGCGATCCGCGTCGCCGCCAAGATCGCCGAGGCCGGCGTGCCGGCAGCTTTGAAGGAGGTCGTGGCCCGGACGGGCGCGCCCGAGGAGAAAGTGACTCTATGAATACGACCACCGAAACCGCTCCGCGCCCCGTCCCGACGACGGGGATCCGCCTGAAGGACAAGGTCGCGATCATCACCGGCTCCGCGCAAGGCATCGGCTACACCACGGCCGAGCTCTTCATCGCCGAAGGCGCCAAGGTCGTCGTCGTCGACGTCAACGCCGAGCTGACCGCCAAGTCCGCCGCCGCGCTCGCCGGAGGGGACGCGTCCAAGACCCTCGGCGTCGCCTGCGACGTCACCAAGTTCGACCAGTGCGAGGCCGTCGTGAAGGCCGCGGTTGAAAAATTCGGGAAAATTGATATATTGGTCAACAACGCGGGAATCACCAAGGACAACCTGCTGATGCGGATGTCCGAGTCGGACTGGGACGTGGTGATGAACGTGAACTTGAAGGGCGCCTTCAACTTCATCAAGGCCTGCATCCGGCCGATGATGAAGGCCCACTACGGACGCATCGTCAACATCGCGTCCGTGATCGGGCAGGAAGGCAACGCCGGACAGGCCAACTACTCGGCCTCGAAGGGCGGCCTGATCTCGATGACGAAGTCGGTCGCACGGGAGTTCGCCTCCCGCAGCATCACGGCGAACGCGGTCGCTCCGGGATTCATCAAGACGCGGATGACCGAGGTCATCCCCGAGGAGATGAAGGCGAAGCTCATCGAGAAGATCCTTCTCGGACGGATGGGCGAGCCCTCGGACGTCGCTCGCGCGGTCCTGTTCTTGTCGTCGGACGAAGCGTCGTACGTCACCGGCCACGTGCTGAACGTGAACGGCGGCGGATACATGTAACAAGGAGACAGACATCATGGCTGATGCCAACATCGCGGACCGCGTGAAGCAGATCATCGTCGAGCAGCTCGGCGTGGACGCCGCTGAAGTGACCCCGACGGCTCATTTCGTCAACGACCTCGGCGCGGACTCGCTCGACACCGTCGAGCTCGTCATGGCGCTCGAGGAAGAGTTCGACACCGAGATCCCCGACGAGCAGGCCGAGAAGATCCAGACGGTCGGCCAGGCGATCGACTACATCTCGGCTCACGCCAAGAAGTAAGGGCGATAGCTCCGATGCCTCGACCTCTCGAAGAGGTCGTCGGGTACCGGTTCAAGGACGCCGGGCTGCTCAAGAAGGCGCTGACGCATAAGTCTTACGCCAGCGAGAGCGGGTCCGGGGTCTACAACGAGCGCTTGGAGTTCCTGGGCGACAGCGTGCTGGCTTCGGTCGTCGCGCACGCGGTCTACGAGGGCTATCCGGACGAGCCCGAGGGGAACCTCTCTAAGAAGAAGTCCCTGCTCGTCTCGAGGCCAAGCCTCGCCCTGTGGGGCGAGGAGCTGGGCATCGGAGCTTATCTCCACCTCGGCGTCGGCGAGGAGAACACCGGCGGACGCACGCGGCAAAGCCTTCTCGCGAACGCCGTCGAGGCCCTGATCGGGGCGATCTACCTCGACGGCGGCTACGAGACGGCGGCGAAGTTCATCCGCAAGTGGTACGCGGACCGGCACGGGAGCCTGCTCGAGACCGATCACAAGAGCCGGCTTCAGGAGCTCCTTCAGAAGCGGCACAAGTCGCCGCCGACGTACGAAACGACCTCGTCGACGGGCCCGGACCACGACAAGGTCTTCCAGATCTCGGTCCGGCTCGGCGAGCGAGAGCTCGGCCGGGGCGCCGGCAAGAGCAAGAAGGAAGCGGAGCAGGCCGCGGCAAGCGACGCGCTCCGGAAGATGGACAGGGGGGAGTCATGAGCTACATCTACGAATTGACCGAGCAGCAGAAGGAGATCCAGGATTTGGCGTGGCAGATCGCGCTCCGCGACATCAAGCCGGTCCGCGAGTCGTTCGATGAGCAGGAGAAGTTCCCCTGGGACGTGGTCAAGAAGATGGCCGCGGCCGACCTGTACTCGGTCTACCTGCCCGAGGCGTACGGCGGCATGGGCGGCGGCCTGAAGGAGCAGGTGCTCGTCATCGAGCAGCTCTCCCGCGCGTGCGGCGGCATCGCCCTCGCCTTCGCGGCCTCCGGCCTCGGCGTGCTCCCGATCCTGCTGCTGGGCAACCCCGAGCAGCGCGCCCGCTTCATCCCCGACCTCGCGTCCGGCAAGAAGCTCGCCGCCTTCTCCATCACCGAGGCCAACGCCGGCTCCGACGCGACGGCGACGGAGTGCACGGCGAAGCTCGACGGCGACCACTACGTCTTGAACGGCTCGAAGATCTTCGTCTCCAACGGCGAGGTCGCCGAGACCTACGTCGTCTTCGCGACCACCAACCGCTCCCGCGGCGCCCGCGGCGTCACCGCCTTCGTCGTCGAGAAAGGCACGCCGGGCTTCGGCTTCGGCAAGAAGGAGCACAAGATGGGCATCCGGGCCAACCCGACCTATCAGATCGACTTCGTCAACTGCCGCGTCCCGGTGAAGAACCGCCTGTACAAGGAAGGCTACGGCCTGTTCACGGCGCAGACCACCTTCGACTGCTCGCGCCCCGGCGTGGCGGCGCAGGCCCTCGGCATCGCGCAGGGCGCGCTCGACGAGACGGTGGCCTACATCCGCCAGCGCCGCCAGTTCGGCCAGCCGATCTCGAGCTTCCAGGCGATCCAGCACATGATGGCCAACTGCGCCACGCAGATCGAGATGAGCCGCGCGCTGCTGTACACCACGGCGAACGCGATGGACAAGTACATGCTCCCCGTCTACAAGAAGGCGATCGACGAGAACGCGATCGTCTACGACGTCCTGCAGGCCGGCGACGGCAAGCGCTGGACGAAGGAGTCGGCTATGTGCAAGCTCTCCTGCTCGGATACCGCGATGTTCGTCACCAACGAGTGCGTCCAGATGTGCGGCGGCATCGGGTATATGAGGGACTTCCCGGTGGAGAAGTACATGCGCGACGCGAAGATCACGCAGATCTACGAAGGCACCAACCAGATCCAGCGCAACGAGATCGCCGCGATGATGATCAAGGAAGCCGCCTCCGCGACGAAGCCGGAAGCCGTGGCCGCCTAAATGCCGAACCTGGACCGGGAGTTCCTCGGCTGCGGAAGAAGAATCGCGGCCGGGGGCTCCGGCCCGGGGGTGCAGGCCGCCCTCCTGGGCGCGCCGCCGGTCTACGCGCCGGACCGGCCTTTCGACACGCGCCATATCTATCT contains the following coding sequences:
- the rnc gene encoding ribonuclease III codes for the protein MPRPLEEVVGYRFKDAGLLKKALTHKSYASESGSGVYNERLEFLGDSVLASVVAHAVYEGYPDEPEGNLSKKKSLLVSRPSLALWGEELGIGAYLHLGVGEENTGGRTRQSLLANAVEALIGAIYLDGGYETAAKFIRKWYADRHGSLLETDHKSRLQELLQKRHKSPPTYETTSSTGPDHDKVFQISVRLGERELGRGAGKSKKEAEQAAASDALRKMDRGES
- a CDS encoding DUF177 domain-containing protein, with protein sequence MSSDFKFPLTDVKENGRLAVNAKTPPETFPDALSEGALVGPVKLEGEILAVDDEAAFTGTAKGKWKFECTRCLKPVEQAWSTPIEVMVPIDGGPMDLTDEVRQSIALIQPMKILCKPDCKGLCEVCRKDRNVAECGHPEGGAGDGVPGGGFSNTRKPRLTPRPHKG
- a CDS encoding acyl-CoA dehydrogenase family protein; amino-acid sequence: MSYIYELTEQQKEIQDLAWQIALRDIKPVRESFDEQEKFPWDVVKKMAAADLYSVYLPEAYGGMGGGLKEQVLVIEQLSRACGGIALAFAASGLGVLPILLLGNPEQRARFIPDLASGKKLAAFSITEANAGSDATATECTAKLDGDHYVLNGSKIFVSNGEVAETYVVFATTNRSRGARGVTAFVVEKGTPGFGFGKKEHKMGIRANPTYQIDFVNCRVPVKNRLYKEGYGLFTAQTTFDCSRPGVAAQALGIAQGALDETVAYIRQRRQFGQPISSFQAIQHMMANCATQIEMSRALLYTTANAMDKYMLPVYKKAIDENAIVYDVLQAGDGKRWTKESAMCKLSCSDTAMFVTNECVQMCGGIGYMRDFPVEKYMRDAKITQIYEGTNQIQRNEIAAMMIKEAASATKPEAVAA
- the plsX gene encoding phosphate acyltransferase PlsX: MRIALDAVGGDFGLPPNIEGAIQAANAFGVELLLTGPADKIRAELSARGIAEGDPRFEIVDAPSTVGMDEDPAAACRAKPGASIMIAAKMAAEGRAAGFVSAGNSGATMVAALFHFKRVPGVLRPAIACPIPTAKGVTVMLDAGANVDCKPWHLVQFAMMGSLLARHVYGIKEPTVGLLSIGEEEGKGNDLAKEAFPLLRGAGVNFYGCVEGRDVPAGKTDVVVCDGFVGNVLIKTMEGTAMAMMAQLKTELMASWAYRLPLLFLRGPFSRLKRKMSYDEYGGAPLVGVNGVAIVSHGSSNARAIANAIRVAAKIAEAGVPAALKEVVARTGAPEEKVTL
- the acpP gene encoding acyl carrier protein — translated: MADANIADRVKQIIVEQLGVDAAEVTPTAHFVNDLGADSLDTVELVMALEEEFDTEIPDEQAEKIQTVGQAIDYISAHAKK
- the fabG gene encoding 3-oxoacyl-[acyl-carrier-protein] reductase — encoded protein: MNTTTETAPRPVPTTGIRLKDKVAIITGSAQGIGYTTAELFIAEGAKVVVVDVNAELTAKSAAALAGGDASKTLGVACDVTKFDQCEAVVKAAVEKFGKIDILVNNAGITKDNLLMRMSESDWDVVMNVNLKGAFNFIKACIRPMMKAHYGRIVNIASVIGQEGNAGQANYSASKGGLISMTKSVAREFASRSITANAVAPGFIKTRMTEVIPEEMKAKLIEKILLGRMGEPSDVARAVLFLSSDEASYVTGHVLNVNGGGYM
- the rpmF gene encoding 50S ribosomal protein L32 — protein: MPNPKRKHTRSRRDSRRSANWKLEAVPLSKDKDGRWHRPHTISADGYYNGVLVRPPKTKKKGAQPEGGEEGKQ